The following proteins come from a genomic window of Anaerobutyricum hallii:
- the minD gene encoding septum site-determining protein MinD, translating to MSEVIVITSGKGGVGKTTTTANIGTGLAKLDKKVVMIDTDIGLRNLDVVMGLENRIVYNLVDVVEGNCRLKQALIKDKRYSNLFLLPSAQTRDKSSVSPEQMKKLVDELRTEFDYILLDCPAGIEQGFKNAIAGADRAIIVTTPEVSAIRDADRIIGLLEAEELKKIELVINRIRMDMVKRGDMMSVEDVVDILAIDLIGVVPDDESIVIATNEGEPLVGSDTQAGRAFANICHRVLGEEVPIMEFETEGILKKIANLFKRGY from the coding sequence ATGAGTGAGGTAATTGTTATTACATCTGGAAAAGGTGGAGTTGGAAAGACCACGACAACAGCGAATATTGGAACGGGACTTGCAAAACTGGATAAGAAAGTGGTTATGATCGACACAGATATAGGACTTCGTAATCTTGATGTTGTTATGGGATTAGAGAATCGTATAGTATATAATCTTGTAGATGTTGTAGAGGGGAACTGCCGCTTAAAACAGGCACTGATTAAAGATAAAAGATATTCTAATCTTTTCCTCTTGCCTTCTGCCCAGACAAGAGATAAAAGTTCTGTAAGCCCAGAACAGATGAAAAAGCTTGTGGATGAGCTGAGAACAGAGTTTGATTATATTCTTCTTGATTGTCCGGCTGGTATTGAGCAGGGATTTAAGAATGCCATCGCAGGTGCGGACCGGGCTATCATCGTAACAACTCCGGAAGTTTCTGCCATTCGTGATGCAGACAGGATTATCGGACTTTTAGAGGCGGAAGAGCTGAAAAAGATAGAATTAGTTATCAATAGAATCCGCATGGATATGGTGAAGCGTGGAGACATGATGTCTGTAGAAGATGTCGTTGATATTCTTGCTATTGATCTGATTGGTGTAGTTCCGGATGATGAGAGTATTGTCATTGCAACAAATGAAGGAGAACCACTTGTTGGTTCTGATACACAGGCTGGAAGAGCGTTTGCTAATATTTGTCACAGGGTGCTTGGAGAAGAAGTTCCGATCATGGAGTTTGAGACAGAAGGCATACTGAAAAAAATAGCAAATTTATTTAAACGTGGTTACTAA
- the minC gene encoding septum site-determining protein MinC, whose translation MKSSVIIKGNKYGFQIVLNPTLPFEELLREVGDKFKESTHFFDLKKPIAVSFTGRELTSGEQNLLVDTIAENSGLNISCVIDGAKVYETQFAKVLSELKEEEKKEEHKTEESFPENRLGKNGQFYRGTLRSGQKIEVDGSIVILGDINPGAQIIAGGNVVVLGCLKGTVHAGYPDDKSAFVAALMMEPMQIQIGSYIARSPDQRGKSTKKNVRRKNQQELLAKLAFVENDNIFIETITRSLISEISIS comes from the coding sequence ATGAAAAGTTCCGTTATAATTAAAGGGAATAAATATGGATTTCAGATTGTGCTGAATCCTACACTTCCTTTTGAAGAACTTCTTCGGGAAGTGGGGGACAAGTTTAAGGAATCTACTCATTTTTTTGATTTAAAAAAGCCAATCGCGGTAAGTTTTACAGGACGGGAACTCACGTCCGGAGAACAGAATCTTCTGGTAGATACGATAGCTGAGAACAGTGGGCTTAATATAAGCTGTGTGATCGATGGCGCAAAAGTATATGAGACACAGTTTGCTAAAGTGTTATCGGAACTTAAAGAAGAGGAAAAAAAAGAGGAACATAAAACGGAAGAATCTTTTCCGGAGAATCGTCTGGGAAAGAATGGCCAGTTTTATCGTGGAACATTGCGTTCAGGTCAGAAGATAGAAGTAGATGGAAGTATAGTAATTCTTGGCGATATCAATCCAGGCGCACAGATTATTGCGGGGGGCAATGTTGTGGTGTTAGGATGTCTGAAAGGAACAGTACATGCCGGATATCCGGATGATAAGAGCGCATTTGTGGCAGCGCTTATGATGGAGCCAATGCAGATACAGATTGGCAGTTATATTGCCCGCTCACCAGATCAGAGGGGGAAGAGTACAAAAAAGAATGTCAGAAGAAAGAATCAGCAGGAATTGCTTGCGAAGCTGGCATTTGTAGAGAATGACAATATTTTTATTGAAACGATTACGAGGTCGTTGATCAGTGAGATTAGTATTAGTTAA